One Verrucomicrobiota bacterium DNA window includes the following coding sequences:
- the cysC gene encoding adenylyl-sulfate kinase, protein MDDHYPHRTADSQHKSQNIFWSQGKVTHVQREKQNGHGAYVVWLTGLPASGKSTLATELERSLFHLGRHCYILDGDNVRHGLCKDLGFAPEDRRENIRRVGEVAKLFMQAGFIIITAFVSPYRSDRDLVRKLLPAGRFVEVHVATPVEVCEQRDIKGLYAKARANEVKEFTGVSAPYEAPEKPEVLVHSQEQTPAESARQVIEYLAELDAKLRSGEHAAL, encoded by the coding sequence ACGACCATTATCCCCATCGGACGGCGGATTCACAGCACAAGAGCCAAAACATATTCTGGAGCCAGGGAAAGGTGACGCATGTCCAGCGGGAGAAGCAGAATGGGCATGGGGCCTACGTCGTGTGGCTGACGGGTTTGCCCGCCTCCGGGAAATCGACGCTGGCCACGGAGCTTGAGCGAAGCCTTTTCCATCTGGGCCGGCATTGTTACATTCTGGATGGCGACAACGTCCGTCATGGACTTTGCAAGGATTTGGGTTTTGCCCCTGAGGACCGTCGTGAGAACATTCGCCGGGTCGGGGAGGTGGCGAAGTTGTTCATGCAAGCGGGTTTTATCATCATTACCGCGTTTGTCTCGCCTTATCGCAGCGACCGGGATTTGGTGAGGAAGCTGCTTCCCGCTGGACGTTTTGTCGAAGTGCATGTGGCGACCCCGGTGGAAGTGTGCGAGCAGCGTGACATCAAGGGGCTCTATGCGAAGGCGAGGGCCAACGAGGTGAAGGAGTTTACGGGAGTTTCCGCGCCTTACGAGGCTCCCGAGAAGCCTGAAGTTCTCGTGCATTCGCAAGAGCAGACTCCGGCCGAAAGCGCACGGCAGGTCATCGAGTATCTCGCGGAACTTGATGCCAAGCTCCGTTCGGGCGAGCACGCGGCGCTTTGA